The nucleotide window TCGGTCTCCTCCAGCAGTACTTCCAAGGCCCACCGCGGGGTCGAGCCTTCGGATTGATGGGCACCACAGTCGGGCTGTCCGTCGCGATCGGACCAGTGCTCGGCGGGGCGTTCATCGCTCTCTTCGGAAGCGACCTCGGCTGGCGTGCGACCTTCCTCGTCAACGTTCCCTTCGCGATCGCCTCTCTGATCCTCGCCCGAGCCTGGCTGCCGACCGGCGCCTGGCGACCGGCCGTCATCGAAGGCGCCACTAACGAGAAGAACAACAGAGACCTCGACCCCATCGGAGTCGTTCTGCTCGGTCTCGGAGTGCTCCTCGTCCTCCTGCCCTTCGTGGAATCTTCGGTCGGCTGGTTCATCTGGTTCGCCCTCCCGTTGGGACTGGCCGCGATCTGGGCATGGACCAGATGGGAACGCCGCTATGCTCGTCTGGGACGCCCGCCGATGGTCGACCTCGATCTCTTCCGCATCCGCAGCTTCAGCAACGGCTCGATCATCATCACCCTCTACTTCCTCGGCGTGACCAGCGTCTGGGTCTTAGTAGCGATGTACATGCAGCAGGGATTGGGCCACTCGGCTCTGGCCGCGGGAATGATCGGACTGCCCGCAGCGCTCCTGTCGGCCATCTCCGCCGATGTGTCCGGTCGTTTTGTCTTTCAGATCGGCCGCCGCCTCGTTGTGTGGGGGATCGTCACCTGTTTGGTCGGTCTCGTTGCCACCATCGGCGTCGTCGTGCTGCTCTCGCAGGGGATCGGCAGCGAATGGTGGATGCTGCTCACATTGGCATTCATCGGCACGGCCCAGGGCATGGTCATCAGTCCCAACCAGACCCTGACGCTGCAGGAAGTTCCGCTGAAGTATGCCGGGTCCTCCGGCGGTGTGCTCCAGACGGGGCAGCGGATCGGCACCTCGATGGGCCTGGCGATCATGACCGCTCTCGCGTTCTCGATCACCGCGGTGAGCAACTGGCATATGGGGATGGTCGGGGCCTTCGCAGCGATCGCCGTGATCGTCGTCCTCGCCGGCATCGTCGGACTCGTCGAGGTTCGCCGAGGCGGCCGCCGCCGCAGGTGAATCACCGCCGTTGAGCATTCCGCCAGGTCGTCACGGACCTCAGCTGTCAGCGCAATAATGTTACAGATTTTAGACAATCCGCTGTGTCCGAATGTGGAAGACTGTGAACGCACATCAGCCCACGGAAGGATGAATAGTGGTCGAGGCTGTACCCGAAGACGACCTGGCGCTCGAGGATCTCGTTCGCTCGGGTGGGATCGAAACGTATTTCGCACCGGTCGTCGATGCCCTCACCTTCCATCGGGTCGGTCATCAGATTCTCCAAGCGCCCGTCGGTGATCCGGAGCTGGGTCGTGCCGAGTCGGACAGCTTGAGATCGGCGATGCGTGCTTCGTCGATGATCGGTGACATCGATGCCTCACTGCGCGATACCGCACTGCGGACTGCCGAGGGCACAGGTCTGCCGAAGTCGAATCGACTGTTCCTCCACGCCGAGGCCGAGTCCTTCGCCACTCTCGAGGACCGCACCGGCGAGCCGGACCGCTCCGTGATCCTCCAGCTCGACGCCAATCGCGTCGCGAACTCTCCCGCCTCGGTGCTGCGCTCGGTGCGCTCAGCCCGGTCTCTCGGCTGGGGAGTGGGCATGTCGTCGGTCGGTGCCGATCTGCGCAGTGCGTCTTTCGTACCCCTCGTCAACCCCTCGGTCGTCGGCCTGCATCCGGACGTGCTGCGCATCGACTCCGACTCCCATCTGGCTGAGCTCAACCGCCTCCTCCATGCTCATATCGAACGCACCGGTGCGGTCATCCTCGCCGATGGAGTCGAGTCCGAAGACGACCTCGACCGGGTGCGTGCACTCGGTGCCCGTTTCATGTCCGGTCCCTACTTCGGTGAGGCGACACAGGAGCCGCATCCGTTCTCGGAGCCGAACGAGGACGCGCTGGTCTCGCACTATTCGCGCAACCTTCCCGCACTGGGAACTCCCTACTCGATCTCTCAGGGTCTGCGACGTGAACCGCTGGTGATGAACCGTGAAATGCTCATCGCCCAGATCGCCGCGCTCGAAGAACGTGCTCTGGCGTCGGGCACAGCGACGATCACTCTGGGGGTCTTCGGCGAGGACGAGACGTTCTCCGAACCGACGCGTGACCGCTATGAGAAGATCCGCGACACCGTCGGCCTGACCGCGATGTTCTCCGGCGGGTTCGACGGACCGCCCATCCCGGGTGTGCGCACAGGACTCGTCGACGCGTCGGACCCGATGCGCAATGAGCACGGCGTCGTCGTGGTCGGACCCGACTGGTCGGGCATGGTCGCTGCGTCGAAACGGAACGACCCCGGCAGCGACGGGCAGACCGAATACGACGTCTACATCACCACCGACCGGTACACCTGCGTCGACGCCGCCCGCAGCGTCCTCACTCGGGTTGCTCCGCTCAACGGCGCTGCGGCAGCGCAGCGAGCCTGATCGCCGCCTCGGACGGGCGGCCGACTCCGGGCGATGGCGGTGTCTCAGAAATGGGACGAGGCCCACCGGTGGTGCTAATCTTGTCTCGGCTGGCCCCCGTAGCTCAGCTGGTCAGAGCAGGGAACTCATAATTCCTTGGTCGTCGGTTCAAGTCCGACCGGGGGCACCAGATGACGCGCACGGCCCTGAGCGGCGTGCGGCTGAGGACTGTCAGGCCTCGTTCTGCGGATGATCGGACCGCGGGCTGAGTTCGAAGGTTGCTCCCGACAACGGTGCATACGCCGTGATCGTCCCGTCAGATTCGGCAAGGATTTCGGCCATTCTCATATCTTCGGCCATGCGCTCTTGTCGAAGGCGCCTGAACGCAGCCTCGGCGGTCGGGTTCTCGGAAGGAGACGTCGCCCTCAGGGTGACCTGGCCGTACCGGTCCTCGATCGAATCGCACGTGATGACGAACCGCGGGCCCACCTCGGCGGACACACGCTCTGCAAGTCTGAGACCTTCCTCCTCATGTGCGACCCCTGCCGCCCGCGACACGAACTCGAAATCATCGGTTCGGGACTCGTAAAAGGACTTCTCCCAACGCTCGAGGTCCGAGACGAGCGCGGCAGTCAGACCTGTGTCGCAGTAGTCGACCGGCCCATCGAACCACAGCACGGTATCCGCATAGTCGGGGAACATGCGGATGGTGTCGTACTGTGCGTCCGGATCAGTGAACTCATCGGTCATCCCCACAGCGTAGCCAAAACAGATCGGCGACGTTGGGCGCTGGTTCAAGTCTGGCCGGGGGCACTCCAGCCGAACGGCCGCTGATCAGTCAGGCCTTCTGCTGCGAAGCCCTTCGACGTCGGGTTCTGCTCTTCACTTCACGCACGATCATTTCACCGCTGATGAACAGCGCGACGAGAGGCGTGAACAGCAGAATCAGCGCGGGAACGCTCATAAGTACTCGGGGAAGAATTTCGTACTCCATGTAGCCGAACCGGTTGAAGATCATGTCGTTGACGACGGACGCAGCGATTCCCGTGATGAGCAGCACGAGGTACGTGTGGCCGAGGAATCGACCGAGTTTCTTCCGCGGGGATAAGAGCACGACCATGAACGTGATCACCGGTGCCAGCATTGCGTCAGACACGTCATTCACGTTGTGCAGGGTGAAGAATGTGTTCGCTTCGAGGTGACCTGCCAATGAGAACGAGTAGTAAATTGCTCCGGCGAGCAGAACCAGAACGGCAACAGCGAGGTTCATCGCGGGTCGGGTCATATCAAAACTGTTTTCTGCCGACCCCGCATTGTTCATGACTGTCTTGTGTCTCCGTTCCTGCTCCCATGCCCCATCGACTCTACATGTCGTCCGGTGGGCCTTCAGTCTCGGACGTTCCTCACGCGGCTCCGACGGACACCCGATGCCACCAGCATCTTTGGTGCTTGGCTGCAGGTGAGATATCGACTATCATGTGGTCAGCACCTCCTTTCGGATCGTAGGGGAAGACGTATCCGAGGTAGGAGGCAGAAATGGATATGACACAGGGCGTACTCTTCGTCCACTCAGCACCTCGTGCGCTGTGCCCTCACATCGAATGGGCCGCGGGCGGGGCTATCGGCGCACAGGCACGCTTCGACTGGACACCCCAGCCGGCAGCACCCGGGCTTGTGCGCGCAGAAGTCTGCTGGCGCGCGCCTGCAGGCTCCGGAGCACGCATCGCTTCGGCTCTGCGCGGCTGGGACTCACTCCGCTATGAAGTCACCGAAGAGCCCTCAGCGGGTGTCGACGGCGGCCGGTGGAGCCACACCCCGGACCTCGGAATCTACCACGCCGTGACAGATACCGCAGGCAACATCCTCGTCCCCGAAGACCGCATCCGATCCGTCATGGAACGCGCTG belongs to Brevibacterium spongiae and includes:
- a CDS encoding MFS transporter → MTQTQKRILIIGLVPLFMSLLSVSSINVVLPSISSDIHASTSALQWVLTGYALSFGVVLVAAGRAGDVFGRGQLFMIGVGLFGLSSLVSGIAPDPLTLNIARVFMGLGSGLLNPQVVGLLQQYFQGPPRGRAFGLMGTTVGLSVAIGPVLGGAFIALFGSDLGWRATFLVNVPFAIASLILARAWLPTGAWRPAVIEGATNEKNNRDLDPIGVVLLGLGVLLVLLPFVESSVGWFIWFALPLGLAAIWAWTRWERRYARLGRPPMVDLDLFRIRSFSNGSIIITLYFLGVTSVWVLVAMYMQQGLGHSALAAGMIGLPAALLSAISADVSGRFVFQIGRRLVVWGIVTCLVGLVATIGVVVLLSQGIGSEWWMLLTLAFIGTAQGMVISPNQTLTLQEVPLKYAGSSGGVLQTGQRIGTSMGLAIMTALAFSITAVSNWHMGMVGAFAAIAVIVVLAGIVGLVEVRRGGRRRR
- a CDS encoding EAL domain-containing protein, yielding MVEAVPEDDLALEDLVRSGGIETYFAPVVDALTFHRVGHQILQAPVGDPELGRAESDSLRSAMRASSMIGDIDASLRDTALRTAEGTGLPKSNRLFLHAEAESFATLEDRTGEPDRSVILQLDANRVANSPASVLRSVRSARSLGWGVGMSSVGADLRSASFVPLVNPSVVGLHPDVLRIDSDSHLAELNRLLHAHIERTGAVILADGVESEDDLDRVRALGARFMSGPYFGEATQEPHPFSEPNEDALVSHYSRNLPALGTPYSISQGLRREPLVMNREMLIAQIAALEERALASGTATITLGVFGEDETFSEPTRDRYEKIRDTVGLTAMFSGGFDGPPIPGVRTGLVDASDPMRNEHGVVVVGPDWSGMVAASKRNDPGSDGQTEYDVYITTDRYTCVDAARSVLTRVAPLNGAAAAQRA
- a CDS encoding DUF3145 domain-containing protein, which codes for MTQGVLFVHSAPRALCPHIEWAAGGAIGAQARFDWTPQPAAPGLVRAEVCWRAPAGSGARIASALRGWDSLRYEVTEEPSAGVDGGRWSHTPDLGIYHAVTDTAGNILVPEDRIRSVMERAAGDPAKFSSEMAVALGEAWDEELDAFRHAGEGAPVRWLTKVG